Proteins found in one Lysinibacillus fusiformis genomic segment:
- a CDS encoding Fur family transcriptional regulator: MESRIDRIKKQLHSASYKLTPQREATVAVLLEHEEDHLSAEDVYLLVKEKAPEIGLATVYRTLELLTELKIVDKINFGDGVSRYDLRQEGAAHFHHHLVCIECGAVDEIQEDLLEDVEAVVEKRWNFIIKDHRLTFHGICWRCHDKNDESNEEK, from the coding sequence ATGGAGAGCCGAATTGATCGTATAAAAAAACAGTTGCATAGTGCTAGTTACAAGCTGACGCCGCAGCGAGAAGCGACAGTTGCTGTCTTGCTTGAGCACGAAGAGGACCACCTAAGTGCTGAAGATGTTTATCTTTTAGTAAAGGAAAAAGCACCAGAGATTGGTCTAGCTACTGTTTATAGAACGTTAGAATTATTAACGGAGCTCAAAATTGTCGACAAAATCAACTTTGGCGATGGCGTATCGCGCTATGACTTACGCCAAGAGGGAGCTGCCCATTTCCACCATCATCTTGTTTGTATCGAATGTGGTGCTGTTGATGAAATTCAAGAAGATTTACTTGAAGATGTGGAAGCCGTTGTTGAAAAACGTTGGAACTTTATCATAAAAGATCACCGACTAACTTTCCACGGCATATGCTGGCGCTGTCATGATAAAAACGACGAATCGAATGAAGAAAAATAA
- the xerD gene encoding site-specific tyrosine recombinase XerD — MNEFQYAVEDYIHFIQVERQLSVNTLASYRRDLESYVHFLQEAEGMADFSRVERTTILRHLEQLRAQGKTSRTVARHISSIRSFHQFLLREKRAETDPTVHLEMPTIEQKLPNILSIEEIEALLTAPNRSKPQGIRDLAMLELLYGSGMRISELIALDLADIHLTMGFVRVFGKGGKERIIPLGKSALSAINGYLNGARGQLQGKHPKTDAFFINQRGKRLTRQGCWKLMKEHALKAGIQHELTPHTLRHSFATHLVENGADLRAVQEMLGHADISTTQIYTHISKTRLSEVYKQFHPRA, encoded by the coding sequence ATGAATGAATTTCAATATGCAGTAGAGGACTATATCCATTTTATTCAGGTGGAAAGGCAGTTATCTGTTAATACATTAGCATCCTATCGCCGAGATTTAGAAAGCTATGTGCATTTTTTACAGGAAGCAGAGGGTATGGCTGATTTTAGTCGTGTGGAACGGACAACTATATTACGCCATTTAGAGCAATTGCGGGCACAGGGGAAGACAAGTCGTACAGTTGCCCGTCATATTTCATCTATTCGGAGTTTCCACCAATTTTTACTACGAGAAAAGCGTGCAGAAACCGATCCTACAGTTCATTTGGAAATGCCGACAATTGAGCAAAAATTGCCTAATATCTTATCTATCGAAGAAATTGAAGCATTACTAACAGCTCCGAATCGAAGTAAGCCACAAGGCATACGTGATCTTGCCATGCTGGAGTTATTATATGGGTCTGGTATGCGTATCAGTGAACTCATTGCACTGGATTTAGCTGATATTCATTTAACCATGGGCTTTGTACGTGTATTTGGGAAGGGCGGCAAGGAGCGAATCATTCCACTCGGCAAAAGCGCACTTTCGGCAATAAATGGCTATTTAAACGGTGCTCGTGGTCAATTACAGGGAAAGCACCCCAAAACAGATGCGTTTTTTATTAATCAAAGAGGGAAACGTTTAACAAGGCAGGGTTGTTGGAAATTAATGAAGGAGCATGCATTAAAGGCAGGCATCCAACATGAATTAACACCACATACATTGCGTCATTCCTTTGCCACTCATTTGGTTGAAAATGGAGCCGATTTACGAGCGGTACAGGAGATGCTTGGTCATGCAGATATTTCTACTACGCAGATTTATACACATATTAGCAAAACAAGATTATCTGAGGTCTATAAGCAATTCCATCCACGTGCTTAA
- the deoB gene encoding phosphopentomutase yields MNKPFNKIHVVVMDSVGIGEAPDAANFGDVGAHTLGHIAEKMNGLTMPVMESFGLANIEPLHGMHATTDPKAYYGKMQEASVGKDTMTGHWEIMGLNIDKPFKVYPDGFPAELIEELEKRTGRKVLCNQPASGTQVIEDFGKEHMETGAIIVYTSADPVLQIAAHEEIIPLEELYKICEIARELTLQPDYLVGRVIARPFVGTPGNFTRTSNRHDYALKPFGRTTMNVLKDAGLDVIAIGKISDIFNGEGVTDSVRTKNNMDGMDQFAEVVRRDFRGLSFLNLVDFDANFGHRRDPLGYGQALQEFDARLPEILEAMSEDDLLIITADHGNDPTFPGTDHTREYVPLIVYSPRFNGGAELALRETFADIAATVAENFHVEAPPFGKSFLHDLK; encoded by the coding sequence ATGAATAAACCATTTAATAAAATCCATGTCGTTGTCATGGACTCCGTAGGTATTGGTGAAGCACCAGACGCTGCAAATTTCGGTGATGTTGGCGCGCATACACTAGGACATATCGCTGAAAAAATGAATGGGCTTACAATGCCAGTAATGGAGTCATTTGGTTTAGCGAATATTGAACCATTGCATGGAATGCATGCAACTACTGACCCTAAAGCATACTACGGTAAAATGCAAGAAGCATCAGTTGGTAAAGACACGATGACAGGCCATTGGGAAATCATGGGGTTAAATATTGATAAACCATTTAAAGTGTATCCAGATGGGTTTCCAGCGGAGCTAATTGAGGAGCTAGAGAAACGTACAGGTCGTAAAGTACTGTGCAATCAGCCAGCAAGTGGTACACAAGTGATTGAAGACTTCGGGAAGGAGCATATGGAAACAGGAGCGATTATTGTCTATACATCAGCCGATCCTGTTTTACAAATTGCGGCTCATGAGGAAATCATTCCACTAGAAGAGTTATATAAAATTTGCGAAATTGCTCGTGAATTAACATTACAGCCTGACTATTTAGTAGGTCGCGTCATCGCCCGACCATTTGTGGGTACGCCTGGAAACTTTACTCGTACATCCAATCGCCATGATTATGCGTTAAAGCCATTTGGTCGTACAACGATGAACGTTTTGAAGGACGCGGGATTAGATGTGATTGCCATTGGAAAAATCTCAGATATTTTCAATGGTGAAGGTGTGACAGATTCGGTCCGTACAAAAAATAATATGGATGGTATGGATCAATTTGCAGAAGTTGTACGTCGTGACTTCCGCGGACTTAGCTTCTTAAATTTAGTGGACTTTGACGCCAATTTCGGCCATCGTCGTGATCCACTAGGCTATGGACAAGCATTACAAGAATTTGATGCACGCCTACCAGAAATTCTAGAAGCCATGTCAGAAGACGATTTATTAATTATTACAGCAGATCACGGCAATGATCCAACCTTCCCAGGGACAGATCATACACGTGAATATGTACCACTAATTGTCTATTCACCACGTTTTAACGGTGGGGCGGAACTTGCGCTTCGTGAAACTTTTGCAGATATTGCAGCAACAGTTGCTGAAAACTTTCATGTAGAAGCACCACCATTCGGTAAAAGTTTCTTACATGATTTGAAATAA
- a CDS encoding thymidine phosphorylase, whose translation MNMVQLFEKKKQGLELSQAEIQYFVEGYTTGSIPDYQASSLLMAIRLLGMSDDETFYLTKAMIESGDVIDLTSIEGFKIDKHSTGGVGDKVTLVVTPIIAALGIPVAKFSGKGLGITGGTIDKLESIQGFKTELSSQEFIDNVNQHKIAVAGQTGNLVPADKKLYALRDVTGTVDSIPLIAASIMSKKIASGADGIVLDVKCGSGAFMKTQEEAQRLADTMTAIGEKLGRKVIAHISDMDNPLGKMIGNKLEVVEAYALLSGRLEETHEDLVDECVVISSLMYQIAAGVNEAEATAAVKRVLADGSAAAKFEEFIVAQGGVVSDIVQNETAHKVAVTAITGGTVETINALLVGEASVSLGAGRLTKESKLDYDAGIQLIAKKGDHVHTGDTIAYLYSNQPIDEETINKIQQAYTIA comes from the coding sequence ATGAATATGGTTCAATTGTTTGAAAAGAAAAAACAAGGATTAGAGCTTTCTCAAGCTGAAATTCAGTATTTTGTTGAAGGCTATACGACAGGCTCAATCCCAGATTATCAAGCAAGTTCTTTATTAATGGCGATACGTTTACTGGGCATGTCTGATGATGAGACATTTTATTTAACAAAGGCAATGATCGAATCAGGCGATGTCATTGATTTAACATCTATTGAAGGCTTTAAAATTGATAAACACTCAACAGGAGGAGTTGGTGACAAGGTCACACTTGTTGTCACACCAATTATTGCTGCTCTAGGAATTCCTGTTGCGAAATTTAGCGGTAAAGGTTTAGGGATTACTGGGGGAACAATCGATAAGCTGGAATCCATTCAGGGCTTTAAAACAGAACTTTCATCACAAGAGTTCATTGATAATGTCAATCAGCATAAAATTGCCGTTGCTGGACAAACAGGTAATCTTGTACCAGCCGACAAAAAATTGTATGCATTGCGTGATGTGACAGGTACTGTCGATTCTATTCCATTAATCGCAGCATCGATTATGAGTAAAAAAATTGCAAGCGGTGCCGATGGTATTGTACTCGATGTAAAATGTGGCTCAGGTGCGTTTATGAAGACGCAGGAAGAAGCACAGCGTTTAGCGGATACAATGACGGCCATTGGAGAAAAACTTGGACGTAAAGTCATCGCACATATTAGTGATATGGATAATCCATTAGGGAAAATGATTGGTAATAAGCTTGAGGTTGTCGAGGCATATGCCTTATTAAGTGGACGTTTAGAAGAAACGCATGAGGATTTGGTGGATGAATGTGTGGTCATCTCTTCCTTAATGTACCAAATCGCTGCTGGCGTGAATGAAGCGGAAGCGACTGCTGCGGTGAAGCGAGTACTTGCAGATGGCTCTGCAGCTGCAAAATTCGAGGAGTTTATTGTGGCGCAAGGTGGAGTAGTCTCTGATATTGTTCAAAATGAAACAGCTCATAAAGTAGCAGTGACAGCGATTACAGGGGGCACTGTGGAAACCATTAATGCCTTATTAGTTGGGGAAGCAAGTGTTAGTCTAGGCGCTGGACGTTTAACGAAGGAATCGAAGCTAGATTATGATGCAGGCATTCAGCTTATTGCTAAAAAAGGTGACCATGTCCATACTGGCGATACGATTGCTTATTTATATTCAAATCAACCAATTGATGAAGAGACAATTAATAAAATTCAGCAAGCTTATACAATTGCATAA
- the spoIIAA gene encoding anti-sigma F factor antagonist, producing the protein MHYQLEMVTRETVVIRLFGELDHHAVEQIRAKISAAIFQGTVTTIIWNLEGLSFMDSSGVGLVLGRMRELEAVAGRTILLNPSPTMRKVFQFSGLGPWMMDATEEQAIDRVRGIVNG; encoded by the coding sequence ATGCATTATCAATTAGAAATGGTCACAAGAGAGACAGTCGTTATACGTTTGTTTGGGGAGCTCGATCATCATGCAGTAGAACAAATTCGAGCGAAAATTTCTGCAGCAATTTTTCAAGGCACTGTGACGACCATCATTTGGAACTTAGAAGGGCTATCGTTTATGGATAGTTCGGGAGTTGGCTTAGTGCTTGGTCGGATGCGTGAGTTAGAAGCAGTTGCTGGGCGAACTATTTTATTGAATCCATCGCCAACAATGCGAAAAGTATTTCAATTTTCAGGATTAGGGCCATGGATGATGGATGCAACAGAGGAACAAGCGATTGATCGCGTAAGGGGGATTGTAAATGGATAA
- the spoIIAB gene encoding anti-sigma F factor, whose amino-acid sequence MDNEMTLTFLAISENEALARVAVTGFIAQLDPTIDELSEFKTVVSEAVSNAIIHGYEEDGKGVVTVHAKREDDIVTVSVMDKGVGIEDVSRAMEPLFTTKSMMERSGMGFTIMDSFSDQLTVISKWQEGTTVTFTKKFYTVRTAVM is encoded by the coding sequence ATGGATAACGAAATGACATTAACTTTTTTGGCAATTAGTGAAAATGAAGCTTTAGCGCGTGTAGCAGTGACAGGCTTTATTGCACAATTAGACCCAACTATTGATGAACTATCAGAATTTAAAACAGTTGTCTCAGAAGCGGTTTCCAATGCCATTATTCATGGCTATGAAGAAGATGGTAAGGGTGTTGTGACAGTTCATGCTAAACGTGAGGATGATATTGTGACAGTATCTGTCATGGATAAAGGGGTAGGAATTGAGGACGTTAGTCGAGCGATGGAGCCGTTATTTACAACGAAAAGTATGATGGAACGTTCAGGTATGGGCTTCACTATTATGGACAGTTTTTCGGATCAGCTGACAGTTATATCAAAATGGCAAGAAGGAACAACTGTAACATTCACGAAGAAATTTTACACAGTTCGCACAGCGGTAATGTGA
- the sigF gene encoding RNA polymerase sporulation sigma factor SigF has product MKPLEQSSDKLLSQEEMRDLIARAQQGDHEARKRMVEGNTRLVWSIVQRFTTRGVELEDLFQIGCIGLMKSVDKFDLTYDVKFSTYAVPMIIGEIQRFLRDDGMVKVSRSIRELNFKIRHATDEFIKKNEHPPTIQELAQVLGVTTEEIVTASDALRDPASLHEQLYESEGDSITLMDQMKDEKSEQPFDYIPLKEVLTRLEPREQSIIYLRYFSDCTQTEIANRLGISQVQVSRLEKKILAQLKSWMATSATVEQEVIKKDI; this is encoded by the coding sequence GTGAAGCCGTTAGAACAGTCGTCCGATAAGCTTTTGTCTCAGGAGGAAATGCGTGATTTAATTGCACGCGCACAGCAGGGCGATCATGAGGCTCGTAAACGAATGGTAGAAGGCAATACGAGACTTGTGTGGTCCATTGTTCAACGTTTTACAACGAGAGGTGTTGAGCTTGAGGATTTATTCCAGATTGGCTGCATAGGGCTCATGAAATCTGTGGATAAATTCGATTTAACATATGATGTGAAATTTTCAACCTATGCCGTACCGATGATTATTGGAGAAATTCAACGCTTTTTAAGGGATGATGGCATGGTGAAGGTGAGCCGTTCTATTCGTGAGCTCAATTTTAAAATCCGTCATGCTACTGACGAATTTATTAAAAAGAACGAACATCCTCCAACTATTCAAGAACTCGCTCAGGTGCTTGGTGTGACAACCGAGGAAATTGTCACCGCATCCGATGCGCTGAGAGACCCAGCCTCTCTTCATGAACAATTGTATGAAAGTGAGGGGGATTCCATTACATTAATGGATCAAATGAAGGATGAGAAATCAGAGCAACCATTTGATTATATCCCACTGAAAGAAGTACTAACGAGACTTGAGCCGAGAGAGCAGTCTATCATATATCTTCGCTATTTTTCAGATTGCACGCAAACTGAAATTGCAAATAGATTAGGTATATCTCAGGTACAAGTATCCCGATTAGAGAAAAAAATTCTTGCCCAGCTGAAAAGTTGGATGGCAACCAGTGCAACAGTGGAGCAGGAAGTAATAAAAAAAGACATCTAA
- a CDS encoding spore germination protein codes for MTNKLFNSLEEAEDFLIEHFGDGESFDVGIKHLFVKDLPVLCAYISGLVDGEALTQLLSSMLPDEDVEIEVEDEKEYFESYFNFHGRSEETERKAYLLAILSGQVTFITKSGYCYVAELRNYPGRSPEEPDNEKVIRGSRDGFTEGISQNTALIRRRIRNSNLRFELHKISKIGQTDVAIAFMKDVANEDMLESLRQRLGQINHDGLTMADKSLEEWLFKQKFHPVPFVRYTERPDIAAAHLLEGHIAILVDTSPSVILVPVTMFHLLQHAEEYRQAPTVGTFVRLMRYFGSVMGLLLLPLWYVFATNESLLPDALSFLGTEEKSHVPLLLQILIADIGIEFLRMAAIHTPSPLSTAMGLVAGVIIGQIAIDVGLFSSEVVLYTAVAAILIFIIPSYELSISIKIFRLLLLLMTGLWGVNGLFIGLFLLFTYLCSLRPMQAPYLWPLVPFFPTAMLRVIIRFPMTSDALRPYVVASKQRKRS; via the coding sequence ATGACAAATAAATTATTTAACAGCTTAGAAGAAGCCGAAGATTTTCTTATAGAACATTTTGGTGACGGCGAATCATTTGACGTTGGGATTAAACACTTATTTGTCAAAGATTTGCCGGTCCTTTGTGCATATATTAGTGGGCTTGTAGATGGAGAAGCTTTAACACAGTTACTTTCTAGTATGCTCCCAGATGAGGACGTTGAGATTGAAGTGGAGGATGAGAAGGAATACTTTGAGTCCTATTTTAATTTCCATGGACGTTCAGAGGAAACAGAGCGTAAAGCCTATTTACTAGCCATTTTAAGTGGACAGGTCACCTTTATTACCAAAAGTGGCTATTGCTACGTTGCAGAGCTTAGAAACTATCCAGGACGTTCTCCAGAAGAGCCAGATAATGAAAAAGTTATCCGTGGCTCAAGGGATGGCTTTACAGAAGGAATTTCTCAAAATACAGCTTTAATACGTAGGCGAATTCGCAATAGTAATTTACGTTTCGAGCTACATAAAATATCCAAAATCGGTCAAACCGACGTGGCGATCGCGTTTATGAAGGATGTTGCCAATGAAGATATGCTCGAAAGTTTACGACAGCGTCTTGGACAAATTAATCATGATGGCTTGACGATGGCCGATAAATCATTAGAAGAATGGCTTTTTAAACAAAAGTTCCATCCAGTGCCATTTGTACGTTATACGGAAAGACCTGATATTGCAGCTGCCCATCTACTTGAAGGGCATATAGCTATATTAGTCGATACCTCTCCATCCGTTATTTTAGTGCCTGTTACCATGTTTCATTTATTACAGCATGCGGAGGAATATCGACAGGCACCGACTGTAGGGACGTTTGTACGTTTAATGCGATATTTTGGCTCCGTTATGGGTTTACTTTTATTGCCATTGTGGTATGTATTTGCAACGAATGAATCCTTACTTCCGGATGCCCTCTCCTTTTTAGGTACGGAGGAGAAATCGCATGTACCATTGTTATTGCAAATACTGATTGCAGATATTGGCATCGAGTTTTTGAGGATGGCCGCCATTCATACTCCGTCACCATTATCGACAGCGATGGGATTGGTTGCGGGGGTAATCATTGGTCAAATTGCGATTGATGTTGGATTATTCTCTTCAGAGGTGGTCCTCTATACAGCAGTTGCAGCTATTCTTATTTTCATTATTCCGTCCTATGAGCTCAGTATCTCCATTAAAATTTTTAGGTTACTGTTACTGCTGATGACGGGTCTCTGGGGTGTCAATGGGTTATTTATTGGTTTATTTTTATTGTTTACCTATTTATGTTCATTGCGACCAATGCAGGCACCTTATTTATGGCCGCTTGTTCCATTCTTTCCAACGGCAATGCTTCGTGTCATCATTCGTTTCCCAATGACTTCTGATGCATTAAGACCTTATGTAGTCGCTTCCAAACAGCGAAAAAGATCATAG
- the lysA gene encoding diaminopimelate decarboxylase: MHLYGTQAISEDGHLTIGQVDTLELAKEYGTPLFVYDTALIRKRARSFIDTFKKLGVKAEVAYASKAFACVAVYQLAAEENLSLDVVSGGELFTALKAGFPAERIHFHGNNKSIAEIELAFDSKIGCIVVDNFYEIQLLKEISERRQQKMRILLRVTPGVEAHTHDFITTGQADSKFGFDLNNGQADEAFQQTFSHEFLELLGLHCHIGSQIFDTAGFGLAGEKLIDKISDWNKTHGFTCTVLNLGGGFGIRYTEEDAPLEPQVYVEDMITVVKNKATVLGLKMPEIWIEPGRSLVGDAGTSLYTIGSQKTVPDVRKYIAVDGGMSDNIRPALYDAKYEAVIASKANEPKGELYTVAGKLCESGDKLIIDAKLQDAASGDVLAIFCTGAYGYSMASNYNRVPRPAVVFVEDGQHQLAIRRESYEDIVQNDLPLTLKKGE; this comes from the coding sequence ATGCATTTATATGGAACACAAGCGATTTCTGAAGATGGTCATTTAACAATTGGACAGGTAGACACACTAGAGCTAGCAAAAGAGTATGGTACACCACTTTTCGTGTATGATACTGCACTTATTCGTAAGCGTGCACGCAGCTTTATCGATACGTTTAAAAAACTAGGCGTAAAAGCAGAAGTAGCTTATGCTTCAAAAGCATTTGCATGTGTAGCGGTGTATCAATTAGCAGCAGAAGAAAATTTATCATTGGATGTTGTATCTGGTGGGGAGTTATTTACTGCATTAAAGGCAGGTTTCCCTGCAGAGCGCATTCATTTTCATGGTAACAATAAAAGCATTGCTGAAATAGAGCTAGCTTTTGACTCCAAGATTGGATGTATTGTTGTAGATAATTTCTATGAAATACAGCTTTTAAAAGAAATTTCGGAGCGCCGTCAGCAAAAAATGCGTATATTATTACGTGTTACACCAGGTGTTGAAGCACATACGCATGATTTCATCACGACAGGTCAAGCAGATTCAAAATTCGGCTTTGACTTAAACAATGGTCAAGCGGATGAAGCATTCCAACAAACATTTAGCCATGAATTCCTAGAGTTACTAGGCTTACATTGTCATATTGGCTCACAAATTTTTGACACTGCTGGTTTTGGCTTAGCTGGAGAAAAATTGATTGACAAAATTTCTGATTGGAACAAGACTCACGGATTTACATGTACTGTGTTAAACTTAGGTGGGGGCTTTGGTATTCGTTATACTGAAGAAGATGCACCGCTTGAGCCACAAGTATATGTAGAGGATATGATTACAGTTGTCAAAAATAAAGCAACTGTTCTTGGACTGAAGATGCCGGAAATTTGGATTGAACCAGGTCGATCACTTGTAGGTGATGCAGGAACATCTCTTTATACAATCGGTTCACAAAAAACAGTGCCAGATGTGCGCAAATATATTGCGGTTGATGGCGGTATGAGTGATAATATCCGACCAGCATTATACGACGCTAAGTATGAGGCAGTCATCGCAAGTAAGGCGAATGAGCCGAAAGGTGAACTCTATACAGTTGCTGGTAAATTATGTGAATCTGGCGATAAATTAATTATTGATGCTAAACTACAAGATGCTGCTTCAGGTGATGTGTTAGCCATTTTCTGTACAGGTGCGTATGGTTACTCGATGGCTAGTAACTATAATCGTGTGCCAAGACCTGCTGTTGTATTTGTAGAGGATGGACAGCATCAACTAGCTATTCGCCGCGAAAGTTATGAAGATATTGTGCAAAACGATCTCCCGCTAACTTTAAAAAAGGGTGAGTAA
- a CDS encoding GNAT family N-acetyltransferase encodes MLIRYKKALEKIAMGLLSFMPNEKDVKKLTETIHSYENDDNWVLYLWKKNDEYVGIVGLVVDEHNIATIQHVSVIPSYRGEGVATEMLQEVAELGQYESVRATDETRSFVQKCIHCTDEKADD; translated from the coding sequence ATGTTAATTCGATATAAAAAAGCTTTAGAGAAAATAGCAATGGGGCTACTTTCGTTTATGCCTAACGAAAAAGACGTAAAAAAGCTTACAGAAACCATCCACTCCTATGAAAATGATGATAATTGGGTTTTATACTTATGGAAAAAGAATGATGAATATGTTGGCATAGTAGGGCTTGTTGTTGATGAGCATAATATAGCTACGATCCAGCACGTGTCGGTGATCCCTTCCTATAGGGGCGAGGGTGTAGCAACCGAGATGCTTCAAGAAGTGGCGGAACTTGGCCAATATGAAAGTGTACGTGCTACAGATGAAACACGTAGTTTCGTTCAAAAATGTATTCATTGTACCGATGAAAAAGCAGACGATTAA
- a CDS encoding DUF309 domain-containing protein, producing MHPQHHTLFIDYCAYFNGNQDFFECHEVLEEYWKEIAPGDKMHPLVGYVQLATGFYHWRRGNNTGAKRILEKALHNFQVNEGHIFFQEIDYHELLTQMTIALTSIKTGKSFQTFQLPLSPHLLELAIARIKLLPSNSSNYLLHKHMLRDRSHILAERQESKQRKSRRC from the coding sequence ATGCATCCACAGCATCATACTTTATTTATAGATTACTGTGCCTATTTTAATGGCAATCAAGATTTTTTTGAATGCCATGAAGTGCTAGAGGAATATTGGAAGGAAATTGCACCTGGTGATAAAATGCATCCACTTGTCGGCTATGTACAGCTGGCAACAGGTTTCTATCATTGGCGACGTGGTAACAATACTGGTGCTAAACGAATTTTAGAAAAAGCACTTCATAATTTTCAAGTAAATGAAGGGCATATTTTTTTCCAAGAAATTGATTATCATGAACTCCTAACACAAATGACAATAGCTCTTACTTCGATAAAAACGGGCAAGTCCTTTCAAACTTTCCAGCTCCCTCTTTCACCTCACTTGCTGGAGTTAGCCATAGCACGTATAAAGCTTTTGCCATCGAACAGCTCAAATTATCTTCTTCATAAACATATGCTACGAGATCGCTCACATATTCTTGCAGAGCGACAAGAAAGCAAACAAAGAAAAAGCAGACGGTGTTAA